The genomic DNA GCGGACTCCCTCCATCACCTTGATCACGTGAACGCACTCCTTCTCCTGGATAGCCCGCCATTACACATATGGCTCCGACTGTAACCGCTTCCGCGTCGGCGCCCGGGTCTTATCGCGCCCAGATCCGAAGGCTCGCCACGCCAACACCGTCGTCGTGGATGCGCTGGAAGTTGCGGCCGCCACGCGCGAAGGTCGCCAGCACCGCCCCGGGCGCTTCGGTGGGCAGGACGGGACGGTGCTGCCAGGCGCATCTGCGCACATGCACCAAGTCGACGGCCGTCGCGTCGGGGTCGGCGTCGTAGAACCAGGGGCCGTGCAGCCTGCCGAGCCAGAACAGCCCATCGGTGTCACGCGTCCAGGCGAAGGCACCGTCGGGCACGTCGGCGAAGCGGGCGATGCGCCGGGCCAGCCGGTCGTCGTGGTCGGCCGCGGCCATCCGCACCGCGGTGTCGACGTCGCCGGGCGGCACCTCGAGGACGCCGCCGAACCCGCACACGCCATGGGCCAGACCCCGGCGAATCGACGACTCCGGCGGTACGTCGTCGCGGCGGGACCGCATCGGGGCGCGGTAGGCCTCGGGTTCGGTCATATCGCTGAGCCCACGACCGACGGCGCGGCGCGGCGCCCGTCGTGCACCAGCAGGGCGACATGAAGCGAGGTCATCGACTCCGCGTCATCGAGGTCGACCCCGAGGGTGCGTTCGATCGCGGCGAGCCGCTTGTAGAGCGACGGGCGACTGATGTGCAGTCGCTGCGCCAGCGCGGCCTTGTTGCCCGATGCGGCGAGGAATTCGCGTAGGACGGTCAGGTTCGACGGCTGGGCGGTGTCGGGGCTCGTGAGCAGGGCGCGCAGTTCGGTCTCGGCGAAGCTCTGCACGCGCGGGTCCTCGCGGAGCAGGGAGAGCAGCCCGCGCAGCCGGACGTCGGAGGCACGGAAGTACGAGCGCCCGTGGGTCGAGGGGCCCATGCCGATGGCCACCTCCGCGACGTGGGCGGCCTCGGCCAGACCACCGACCGCGTCGACGACGTCACCACCCGGTGGCCCGACCGCGACGACGGCCGCGACGCCGTGGGCCTGCCGGATCCGTTGCCCGACCACGTCACCCAGCGCAGTCAGCGCCTTCTCCTCGGTGCCGGCCCTGCCAGAACTCAGCGACAGCACGGCGCCGATCTCGCCGTCACGCCGGATCGCGAACAGTGCTGTGTGGCCGGCTGCGTTGACGGTGTGCGCGACGGTGTCGAGTAGTTCGACGTTGCGTCGTTGCGTGGCAACGGGATCGGTGTCGTCCGACGTCCGGTCCACCCGCACCGTGACGGGCAGATACCTCGCGGCCTTGCGCAGCCCGAGCGCGTGCGCTCGGGCTGCCGCCTCCGCGTCGTCGGTGATCCGGCCGCGCACGATGTCGTCGATCAGCCCGCTCTGCGCCTGCTGGTGCAGCCCGGAACGATCCCGTTCGATCATGCGGTGCAGCGCGAGCGCCGCGGAGGCTCGTTCGAGTACCCGGCGCGCGCGGGCGGTGTCCGCCGGGCGGCTCGGCACGATGAGCCGGCCCCATTCCTCGGTGCGCGGGCCGACCGACGTGACCACCCACTGCTCGTCACCGCCAGGGGGCACCAGACGCGACCGCCGCTCCCAGTCCTCGAGCAACGCCGCTGCGGCCCGACCGCTGGCCGACACGGCCAGCGCCTGGTGCGTCAGGTCCTCGAGTACGACGGGTTCGTCGAGCATCCGAGCGGCCGCATCGACGATGCCGGGCACCGAGGCGCGCTTCATGCTCAGCTCGGTGAACACCTCGTGCACGCGCCGGTCGAAGGCGACTTCGTCGTACTGTTCGGCGACGATGCGACGATGCACCGTCTCGGTCACCTCGACGAACTTGATCGGCTGGTGCAGGACCACCAAGGCCAGGTTCAGGTTCCTCGCGGTTGCGGCGACCGAGGCCGGCACCGACCGCAGGGACGCGCCGAGTTCGACGACCACGCCGAGGGCACCGGCGTCGGCGAGGCCCCGCAGGTAGGACTTCGGCGCGCGGCGCAGGGGCGCGCCGGTGGTCAGCAGCAGTTCGCCGCCGCGCAGGAGTGCCGAGAGGTCGGCGACGTCACCGACGTGCACCCAGCGGATCTCGTCGGCCCAGCGGCAGTCGCTGAGAACCTCGGGCTCGCCGCGCGCGACGACGTCGAGTGCGACGACGTCGGCGATGGTCACGGGCACTTACACAGTGTAAGCGGATCGGCGGTGATCGAGACGTTTCGTCACCGGTCTGGCTAGGCGAGCACTGTCAGACTCGACGGTGTCACCGCCAGCACTGCGGCTGGTCCGGCCCCAACCAACCGCAAAGGGCTCCTACATGCGCACGATCTCCCACTGGCTGAACAACGAAGCCTTCGCGGGCAGCAGCGACTCCACCGCCCCCGTGACCAACCCGGCGACGGGCGAGGTCACCGGCGAGGTCGCACTGGCCAGCGTCGCCGATGCGCAGGCCGTGATCGATGCCGCCGCTGCCGCCTTCCCGGCGTGGCGCGACACCAGCCTGGCCAAGCGCACCCAGATCCTGTTCAACTTCCGCGAGCTGCTGAACTCCCGCAAGGGCGAGCTGGCCGCGCTGATCACCGCCGAGCACGGCAAGGTGCTCTCCGACGCCCTCGGCGAGGTGAGCCGCGGCCAGGAGGTCGTCGAGTTCGCCTGCGGCATACCGCATCTGCTCAAGGGCGGCTTCACCGAGAACGCCTCGACCAACGTCGACGTCTACTCGATCCGTCAGCCGCTGGGCGTCGTCGGCGTCATCTCCCCGTTCAACTTCCCCGCGATGGTCCCGATGTGGTTCTTCCCCATCGCGATCGCCACGGGCAACACCGTGGTCCTCAAGCCGTCGGAGAAGGATCCCTCGGCGTCGCTGTGGATCGCCGAGCTGTGGGCCGAGGCCGGACTGCCGGCCGGCGTGTTCAACGTCCTGCAGGGCGACAAGACCGCCGTCGACGAGCTGTTGACCAACCCGAAGGTGAAGTCGGTCAGCTTCGTCGGGTCCACCCCGATCGCGCAGTACGTCTACGCCACCGGCACGACCGCGGGCAAGCGCGTCCAGGCCCTCGGCGGCGCGAAGAACCACGCCGTGGTGCTGCCCGACGCCGACCTCGACCTGGCGGCCGACGCGATGGTCAACGCGGGCTTCGGCTCGGCCGGTGAGCGCTGCATGGCGATCTCCGCCTGCGTCGCCGTCGGACCGATCGCCGACGACCTGGTCGCCAAGATCGCCGAGCGCACCACGCCGCTCAAGATCGGCGACGGCACCAAGGATTCGGACATGGGCCCGCTGGTGACCAAGGCCCACCGCGACAAGGTGGCCTCCTACATCGACGCAGGCGAGAACGACGGCGCCAAGATCGTCGTCGACGGCCGAAACGTCACCGCCGACGGGGGGCAGGAGGGCTTCTGGCTCGGCCCCACGCTGATCGACCAGGTGACCCCCGAGATGAGCGTCTACACCGACGAGATCTTCGGCCCAGTCCTGTCGGTCGTGCGCGTCGAGACCTACGACGAGGCGATGGACCTCATCAACGCCAACCCCTACGGCAACGGCACCGCGATCTTCACCAACGACGGCGGCGCGGCCCGGCGCTTCCAGAACGAGGTGCAGGTCGGCATGGTCGGCATCAACGTCCCGATCCCCGTGCCGATGGCCTACTACAGCTTCGGCGGCTGGAAGAACTCGCTGTTCGGCGACTCCCACGCCCACGGCATGGACGGCGTGCAGTTCTTCACCCGCCAGAAGGCCATCACGCAGCGCTGGCTCGACCCCAGCCACGGCGGCATCAACCTCGGCTTCCCCGAGAACGCCTGACCCCCCTCCCCCGCGACCGTGCGTGTCTGCGGCCGACACGCCGCACTTCAACAGGAGTTCACGCACGCTCGCGGTGGAACTAGTTGCCTGCCGACGCCGACCACAGTGAAAGATGGACCCATGACCACCACCCAGGACACCTCGACGCTGCCCAACGGCCTGTCGCTCGAGGATGCGCGCGCCGAGTCCGCCCGCACCTACGAACTCGACCGCACGCACGTCTTCCACTCGTGGTCGGCGCAGGCGCAGATCAAGCCGATGACGATCGTGGCGTCCGACGGCTCCTACGTGTGGGACGGCGACGGCAACAAGCTGCTCGACTTCTCCGGCCAGTTGGTCTTCACCAACATCGGTCATCAGCACCCCAAGGTCGTCGCGGCGATCCAGGCGCAGGCGGCGAAACTCTGCACGGTCGCGCCGCAGCACGCCAACGACGCGCGCTCCGAGGCGGCCCGCCTGATCGCCGAGCGCACACCGGGCGAGCTGAACAAGATCTTCTTCACCAACGGTGGCGCCGACGCCGTCGAACACGCGGTGCGCATGGCCCGTCTGCACACGGGCCGGTACAAGGTGCTCTCGCGCTACCGCTCCTACCACGGCGGCACCGACACCGCGGTCAACCTGACCGGTGACCCGCGCCGCTACCCGAATGACTACGCGAGCGCCGGCGTCGTGCACTTCAACGGCCCGTTCCTCTACCGCAGTTCGTTCTACGCCGAGAACGAGCAGCAGGAATCGGACCGCGCGCTGGAGTACCTCGAGCGCCTCATTCAGCACGAGGGTGCGTCGTCGTTCGCCGCGATCATCCTCGAGTCGGTGCCCGGCACCGCGGGCATCATGGTCCCCCCGCCCGGCTACATGGCCGGCGTCCGGGAGATCTGCGACAAGTACGGCATCGTGATGATCGCCGACGAGGTCATGGCCGGGTTCGGCCGTACCGGTGAGTGGTTCGCGATCCAGAACTTCGACGTGACGCCGGACCTCATCACGTTCGCCAAGGGCGTCACGTCGGGCTACGTGCCGCTGGGCGGCGTCGCGATCAGCTCGGAGATCGCCGCGACGTTCGACGACCGCGCCTACCCGGGCGGGCTGACCTACTCCGGTCACCCGCTGGCGTGCGCTGCCGCCGTCGCCACCATCAACGCCATGGAGGACGAGGGCATGGTGGCCAATGCCAAGCGCATCGGCTCCGACGTCCTCGGCCCCGGGCTGCGCGACCTGGCCGCCAAGCACCGCTGCGTGGGCGAGGTCCGCGGGCTCGGGGTGTTCTGGGCGGTCGAGTTGGTGGCCGACCAGCAGACGCGGGAACCGTTGGCGCCGTATGGCGGATCGAGCCCCGCGATGAACTCGGTGCTCGCAGCGTGCAAGCAGAACGGTCTGCTGCCGTTCGCGAACTTCAACCGCATCCACGCGGTGCCCGCGTGCAACATCAGCGACGACGAGGTGGCCGAGGGTCTACGGATCCTCGACGCCGCACTCGACGTCGCCGACGCCGCGCTGTAGTCCGGCCGCCGCTAGAACGGCGGGTCGTCTGGAGTGGCGTCGGCCTGCGGTGGTGGTGGACGCCAGTCGGCGGATACGAACTCGTCCTCCAAGGGGTCGTTGGCCCAGGTGCACCATGGACTGGTGCTAGACGCCCCGCCCTTGAAGACGAGCAGCTTGCGGCGCATGTCGTTGCGCCACTTGCGGATGTCGATCTCGTGGTGCCGAGCGCGGTTGAGCGCCAGTGTCCGCTCGTTGGCTGCCGCCTTGGCGTGCATGGCGCGGCGTGCGGCAGCGACGCGTGCGGCCTTCTCGCGCCGCCTGTTGCCGAATCGGAGCGTGGGCGCACCGCACGCGGCAGCGATGTCGTCGAACAGTTCGGCACCGTCGGGCGTGCTGCGGTAGACCCGCCCGGTGGGCGACGTCCAGGTGATGGTCCCGTCGGCGGCCTGTTCGTCACGCCAGCCGTCGGGCCCGCCGTGGAAAGTCTTGAGCCGATGGTGCTGACGGCAGTAGCACCCCAGGTTGGTCCCGAGCGTCGGCCCGCCCGTACGTGGGTCGTCGTGGTCGAACGGCACGGTGTGGTCGACGTCGGCGCGCCACGCGGGCCGGTCGCACCCGGGGAACCGGCACCTCAGGTCGCGGCAGCGGATCCAGCGCTCCACCGCTGCGGACGGTTGGTACCGCAGCGAGGCAGCCACGTCGGCGTTGGTGGGCGGCGGACCGACCGGACGAAGGATTGCGGTGTCGGCGATCTGGCGGACCTGGTCGGCATCGATGACGCCGTAGCCCTCCAAGTGGCCGGGTTCGTCGCTGCGGCCCACCACGGTGGCGTCGGTGGCGATGACGTTGATGACGAAACGTGGTGCGCCGCTATGCGGGGCGGGATCGGCGATTCGGGAGGGGCAGTCCGCCCGCCCGCACGCGCACGCCAAGTCCCTGCCGACGCGAAGTGCGTCGATGGCATCGGCACGCCGCTGGGCCGTGGTGCGGGGATCGTCGGCGCACACCGAGGCGGCCATCTCGGTCAGATGCTTGTCGAACATCGCCGCCACGGGCGCCGGCAGCGACGCCACCATCTTGGCCATGCCGTTGGGTTGGGCGGTGATGGTGACGTGGCGCTCGGTGTCTGCCTTGATGCGGCGCTTCTTGGCGGCCTCGGGGTCGATCACGGCAATCGCTGCGTCGGCGGCGTCGATGACCCGCCGGCGCGACCACGACTGCCAGGTCGACAGCTTGGTGGCCAGCCGTTGGTCGATCTGCGGCATCAGGTCGGCGTCGACGAGTTCGGTGCGCCGGATGATCGCCTCGGCGGTGGGCCAGTCGATCCGCCCGTCGGAGAGCAGGGACGTGACCTCGGGCAACCGGGTGTCGAGGGCTTCGGCCTGCGCCACGATTGCGCTGGCCGCAGTGGGCGTCGTGTTCAGCGCGGCACCGACTTCGGCGCTGGCGCGGGCGAAGCCGGTGATCAGCGCGTAGCCCGGGTCGCCATCGATGCCCTCGGCCTCGGCGGTGCGGAGCCAGAGCAGGCCGGCGATCGCCGCCATGCGCCGGGCGATGAGCGCAGATTCCTCACGACGGCATTGCTCGACCTCGGTGAGCAGATCGCCTGCCAGAGGTTCTTCGAACATGCGTTCGATTTTACGCTCGAACTAAGCCGCGCGCAACGACTTTCGCACCCGTCCTCACGCGAACCGGTGCACGTTCGGCGACGGCTCCCAGCCCGGATCTCCGGTGCGGGCGTAGGCGACCCAGGCGCCGTGCATCTCGTCGGCGAGCCGCGCGGGTGGGTCGACGTCGCCGAGGAGACCACGCGGGCCGCGCAAGGCCGGCACCTCGAGACGGTCGAAGACGAACGGCAGTTCGACGGTGTGCGCAGCACCCAGCAACCCATCGAGTGCGTCTGAGCGCCAATCGAACTCGTAACGGTGCGTCGGAGCGCTCCCGCGGGAGGCGCGAGCGTCGGCCAGCCGTCGCGTACCGATGCCGAACAGTGCATCACCGAGTATCGCCGACCGCACCGACCCCCAGCCGGCCTCGGATCGGCGAACCCGGTACTCCTGCACCACCGCTGTCGGATCGGCGTGGGCCCTGGCGGCCACGTCCAGCGCGTCCTGCTCGGTCGAGTCCGCCAAGTCCCCGCCCGGTACCAGGTAGAGGTTTCCCTCCTGCGCGTTCGTGCCCAGCAGCAGCGGAATGTCGGCCGCCGTTCCGTTTTCGACGGACTCAGCAGGCTGCTCGTCGAGCACCACGCTGAAAGCGCTGAGACCGAGCAGCGGGTCGAACCTCGTCCCCGTGCGCAGATCCAGCCCGGCCAACTTGGGCACCACGGCGACCAACTCCTCGACCGGCACGCCCGCGAAGTCGTCGGCCGTCGGCGAGACACCGAGCAGTGCTGCGGCGCGGTGGGTGACCCGTGCTGCCTGCTCGCTGGAGAAGGCACCGAGCCCGTTGCCGCTCTGCATGATCGCCCGCCGGACCACACCTTCGGCGTCGGGAATGGCGAGCATCGCGCCCACCAGCGTGGCGCCCGCGGACTGGCCGAACAGCGTGACGTTGTCGGGGTCGCCGCCGAAACCCGCGATGTTGGCTCGGACCCAGCGCAGCGCCGCCAGTACGTCGAGCAAGCCCCGGTTGGGCGGCGCATCCGGTAGGTCGAGGAAGCCGACGATGCCAAGCCGGTAGGTGACGTTG from Mycolicibacterium arabiense includes the following:
- a CDS encoding GAF domain-containing protein translates to MTEPEAYRAPMRSRRDDVPPESSIRRGLAHGVCGFGGVLEVPPGDVDTAVRMAAADHDDRLARRIARFADVPDGAFAWTRDTDGLFWLGRLHGPWFYDADPDATAVDLVHVRRCAWQHRPVLPTEAPGAVLATFARGGRNFQRIHDDGVGVASLRIWAR
- a CDS encoding PucR family transcriptional regulator, with the translated sequence MPVTIADVVALDVVARGEPEVLSDCRWADEIRWVHVGDVADLSALLRGGELLLTTGAPLRRAPKSYLRGLADAGALGVVVELGASLRSVPASVAATARNLNLALVVLHQPIKFVEVTETVHRRIVAEQYDEVAFDRRVHEVFTELSMKRASVPGIVDAAARMLDEPVVLEDLTHQALAVSASGRAAAALLEDWERRSRLVPPGGDEQWVVTSVGPRTEEWGRLIVPSRPADTARARRVLERASAALALHRMIERDRSGLHQQAQSGLIDDIVRGRITDDAEAAARAHALGLRKAARYLPVTVRVDRTSDDTDPVATQRRNVELLDTVAHTVNAAGHTALFAIRRDGEIGAVLSLSSGRAGTEEKALTALGDVVGQRIRQAHGVAAVVAVGPPGGDVVDAVGGLAEAAHVAEVAIGMGPSTHGRSYFRASDVRLRGLLSLLREDPRVQSFAETELRALLTSPDTAQPSNLTVLREFLAASGNKAALAQRLHISRPSLYKRLAAIERTLGVDLDDAESMTSLHVALLVHDGRRAAPSVVGSAI
- a CDS encoding CoA-acylating methylmalonate-semialdehyde dehydrogenase, which produces MRTISHWLNNEAFAGSSDSTAPVTNPATGEVTGEVALASVADAQAVIDAAAAAFPAWRDTSLAKRTQILFNFRELLNSRKGELAALITAEHGKVLSDALGEVSRGQEVVEFACGIPHLLKGGFTENASTNVDVYSIRQPLGVVGVISPFNFPAMVPMWFFPIAIATGNTVVLKPSEKDPSASLWIAELWAEAGLPAGVFNVLQGDKTAVDELLTNPKVKSVSFVGSTPIAQYVYATGTTAGKRVQALGGAKNHAVVLPDADLDLAADAMVNAGFGSAGERCMAISACVAVGPIADDLVAKIAERTTPLKIGDGTKDSDMGPLVTKAHRDKVASYIDAGENDGAKIVVDGRNVTADGGQEGFWLGPTLIDQVTPEMSVYTDEIFGPVLSVVRVETYDEAMDLINANPYGNGTAIFTNDGGAARRFQNEVQVGMVGINVPIPVPMAYYSFGGWKNSLFGDSHAHGMDGVQFFTRQKAITQRWLDPSHGGINLGFPENA
- a CDS encoding aspartate aminotransferase family protein; translated protein: MTTTQDTSTLPNGLSLEDARAESARTYELDRTHVFHSWSAQAQIKPMTIVASDGSYVWDGDGNKLLDFSGQLVFTNIGHQHPKVVAAIQAQAAKLCTVAPQHANDARSEAARLIAERTPGELNKIFFTNGGADAVEHAVRMARLHTGRYKVLSRYRSYHGGTDTAVNLTGDPRRYPNDYASAGVVHFNGPFLYRSSFYAENEQQESDRALEYLERLIQHEGASSFAAIILESVPGTAGIMVPPPGYMAGVREICDKYGIVMIADEVMAGFGRTGEWFAIQNFDVTPDLITFAKGVTSGYVPLGGVAISSEIAATFDDRAYPGGLTYSGHPLACAAAVATINAMEDEGMVANAKRIGSDVLGPGLRDLAAKHRCVGEVRGLGVFWAVELVADQQTREPLAPYGGSSPAMNSVLAACKQNGLLPFANFNRIHAVPACNISDDEVAEGLRILDAALDVADAAL
- a CDS encoding HNH endonuclease signature motif containing protein; translation: MFEEPLAGDLLTEVEQCRREESALIARRMAAIAGLLWLRTAEAEGIDGDPGYALITGFARASAEVGAALNTTPTAASAIVAQAEALDTRLPEVTSLLSDGRIDWPTAEAIIRRTELVDADLMPQIDQRLATKLSTWQSWSRRRVIDAADAAIAVIDPEAAKKRRIKADTERHVTITAQPNGMAKMVASLPAPVAAMFDKHLTEMAASVCADDPRTTAQRRADAIDALRVGRDLACACGRADCPSRIADPAPHSGAPRFVINVIATDATVVGRSDEPGHLEGYGVIDADQVRQIADTAILRPVGPPPTNADVAASLRYQPSAAVERWIRCRDLRCRFPGCDRPAWRADVDHTVPFDHDDPRTGGPTLGTNLGCYCRQHHRLKTFHGGPDGWRDEQAADGTITWTSPTGRVYRSTPDGAELFDDIAAACGAPTLRFGNRRREKAARVAAARRAMHAKAAANERTLALNRARHHEIDIRKWRNDMRRKLLVFKGGASSTSPWCTWANDPLEDEFVSADWRPPPPQADATPDDPPF
- a CDS encoding carboxylesterase/lipase family protein, translated to MSEVVVTTSSGRVRGHVAARTASFHGIPYAAPPVGAAGFATPHPHWEWSGIRDATRPGAMAPQAPRGGFGNLDMSPYFGAAAMADPDYLTVDVYAPADGVACPVMVFVHGGGFVSGATQSPLYDGTAFARDGVVLVNVTYRLGIVGFLDLPDAPPNRGLLDVLAALRWVRANIAGFGGDPDNVTLFGQSAGATLVGAMLAIPDAEGVVRRAIMQSGNGLGAFSSEQAARVTHRAAALLGVSPTADDFAGVPVEELVAVVPKLAGLDLRTGTRFDPLLGLSAFSVVLDEQPAESVENGTAADIPLLLGTNAQEGNLYLVPGGDLADSTEQDALDVAARAHADPTAVVQEYRVRRSEAGWGSVRSAILGDALFGIGTRRLADARASRGSAPTHRYEFDWRSDALDGLLGAAHTVELPFVFDRLEVPALRGPRGLLGDVDPPARLADEMHGAWVAYARTGDPGWEPSPNVHRFA